In the genome of Streptomyces aquilus, the window GGACGTCCTCCTCCTCGACGTCACCCCGCTGTCCCTGGGCATCGAGACCAAGGGCGGCATCATGACCAAGCTCATCGAGCGCAACACCACGATCCCCACCCGGCGTTCGGAGATCTTCACCACCGCCACCGACAACCAGCCCTCGGTCGGCATCCAGGTCTACCAGGGCGAACGCGAGATCGCCGCCTACAACAAGAAGCTCGGCGTCTTCGACCTCACCGGCCTGCCGCCCGCGCCGCGCGGTGTCCCGCAGATCGAGGTCGCCTTCGACATCGACGCCAACGGGATCATGCACGTCTCCGCGAAGGACCTCGCGACCGGCCGCGAGCAGAAGATGACCGTCACCGGCGGCTCGGCCCTCCCCAAGGACGACATCGACCGCATGATGCGGGACGCCGAGCAGTACGCGGAGGAGGACCGCAAACGCCGGGAGGCCGCCGAGACCCGCAACCAGGCCGAGCAACTCGTCTACCAGACCGAGAAGTTCCTCCGCGAGAACGACGAACGCGTCCCCGCCGAGACCAAGGCGGAGGTGGAGGCGGCGATCGCGGAGCTGAAGACGCTCCTGGAGCAGAACGCCGACACCACGGCCCTGCGCAACGGCGTCGAGAACCTGGCCACCGTCAGCCAGCGGGTGGGCCAGGCGATGTACGCGCAGGCCCAGCAGCCGGAGCCGCACGCCACCGAACAGCAGACCACCACGTCCCCCGACGAGGAGGGCGTGGTGGACGCGGAGATCGTCGACGACGACAAGGAGCAGAAGGGCGGGGCCGCCTGAGCCCTATGACCCCGTCTTCTCCCAGCCCCGCCGCTCCGGACGCGGCCCCAGCTGTCTGGGGTCGCGGCTGCGGTACACGATGTACGGCCGGAACAGGTACCGCACCGGCGCGCTGAACATATGGACCAGCCTGCTGTACGGCACGAACGCGATCAGGGCCATCCCGATCACCGCGTGGACCTGGTACAGCACCGGTACCCCGTGCATGCGGTCGATGTCCGGCTGGAGGGTGAACAGGCTGCGGGCCCAAGGGGCGACGGACTCACGGTAGTTGTAGCCGTCGCCGGAGGCGTGGGTGAGTTTGGCGATCATGCCCAGCGCGATCGCGCCGAGCAGTACCAGGTACATGAGCTTGTCGTTGGCGGTGGTCGCGCGGAAGACGGGGGCCCGCGTCCGACGGCGGTAGACGAGCAGCAGGATCCCGGCGACGGTGAGGACACCGGCCGCGGTGCCGCCGTAGAGCGAGAACAGGTGGTACGTGTGCTCGCTGATCCCGACCTTGTCGGTCCACGACATCGGGATGAACAGCCCCACGACGTGCCCGGCCAGCACGAAGAGGATGCCGTAGTGGAAGGCCGGGGAGGCGATGTCGAGCAGCTTCGACTCGTAGACCTGTGAACTGCGCGTCGTCCAGCCGAACTTGTCGTAGCGGTAGCGCCAGACGAGTCCGGCGACGAGCAGGGCGATGGCGACGTACGGCAGCACGCCCCAGAGGAGTGTGGTCATCAGCGCACCCCGGTGCGGGTCGGCAGTATGGCGCATACGGCGTCCAGGACGGACGCGTACGGGGTCCCGAAGGCGGTGAGCCGGGAGCGCAACTGCTCCAGGCCGTCCCGGTGCTCGGTGAGCAGGTCGGTGTTTCCGGTGCGGGACGCGAACTCCAGCACCGCGGGCAGGAAGTCGGGCAGCTCCTCGCCGGTGAATTCGAGACCGGCGGCCCGGTAGACGTCCTTGAAGCGGACCAGCGACATGCCGCGCCGCCGGGTGTCCCCGTCCTGCCACCAACTCAGGTACAGGCTGTGCCGGTTCTTGAAGTCGAAGACCTGGACGTAGTGCGCGGCCAGTTCCTGCGCCGGGGTCACCGCCGCGTGGTCCGTGAACTCCCGCAGCTGCGGGGCCGCTTCGCGCAGCAGCGGCAGCCGGGCGCGGAAGTCGTCGTCGGGGTACGTCAGACAGAGCGCTGCTGCCTGGTACAGCACGGCGTACGACGGCATCAGACCTCCTCGGCGTCGGCGGGGTCGTCGGACGTCTGGCGGCGGCGCAGTCCGTGGAAGTTCTCCACGGACACCACCGGCAGCAGCTTGCGCTGCCCGGAGTCCTGGCCGAACGGCCCGTCGCCGCCCATGCCGGGCCCGCCCTCGTACTCGAGGCTGCACCCCTCCGGCAGCGCCGACTCCTCCAGACGGCGGGCGTCGCCCACGGCGGCGGTCGGGATGACGTACCGGTCCTCGTACTTGGCGATCGCCAGCAGCCGGTACATCTCCTCGATCTCGGCGGGCTTCATGCCCACCGCCTCGGTGACGGCGGGGTCGGGGTCCTCGCCGAGGTTGATGGCGCGCATGTGGGCGCGCATCGCGGCGAGCTTCTCCAGGGACGCCCGCACGGGCGCGGTGTCGCCCGCGGTGAAGACCTCGGCGAGGTACTCCAGCGGGATGCGGAGCGTGTCGATCGCGCCGAAGAGGTTGCCCGCGTCCTCACCGTCGTGCCCGGTCTCCGTCAGCGCGTCCACGACCGGCGACAGCGGCGGGATGTACCAGACCATCGGCATCGTGCGGTACTCGGGATGCAGCGGCAGGGCGACCTTGTACTTGCTGATCAGCGCGCGCACGGGGGAGCGGCGGGCCGCCTCCATCCAGTCGTACGGGATCCCCGCCGCCTCGGCCGCCCGCTGCACCGCGGGATCGTCCGGGTCGAGGAAGACTCCCAACTGGGCCTCGTACAGGCCCTGTTCGTCGGGTGTGGAGGCCGCGGCCGTCACCTTGTCGGCGTCGTAGAGGATCACGCCGAGATAGCGCAGACGGCCCACGCAGGTCTCCGAGCAGACCGTCGGCAGCCCCACCTCGACGCGCGGGTAGCAGAGCGTGCACTTCTCGGCCTTGCCGGTGCGGTGGTTGAAGTAGACCTTCTTGTAGGGGCAGCCGGTCACGCACATCCGCCAGCCCCGGCAGTGGTCCTGGTCGACCAGGACGATGCCGTCCTCCGCCCTCTTGTACATCGCGCCGGACGGGCACGAGGCGACGCAGGACGGGTTGAGGCAGTGCTCGCAGATGCGCGGCAGATAGAACATGAAGGTCTGCTCGAACTCGAACTTCACCTTCTCCGCTGCCTGTTGCCGGGTGCGCTCGACCATCGGGTCGAGGTCGCCGTAGGCGGGGGCGCCCGCGAGGTTGTCGTCCCAGTTCGACGACCACTCGATCTTCATCGGCTTGCCGTCGATCTGCGACACCGGCCGGGCCACCGGGAAGTCGTCGCCGAGCGGGGCGTCGGTGAGGTTCTTGTAGTCGTAGGTCCAGGGCTCGTAGTAGTCCTTGATCTCCGGGAGCCTGGGGTTGGAGAAGATGCCGAGGAGCTTGTGGAAGCGGCCGCCCGCCTTGAGCTTCAGCGCGCCCCGTCTGTTGAGCTCCCAGCCGCCGCGCCACTTCTCCTGGTCCTCGTAGCGGCGTGGATAGCCCTGCCCGGGGCGGGTCTCGACGTTGTTGAACCAGACGTACTCCATGCCCTGCCGGTTGGTCCACGCTTGCTTGCAGGTCACCGAGCAGGTGTGGCAGCCGATGCACTTGTCGAGGTTCATGACCATCGCGATCTGAGCCATGCAGCGTCCAATAGTGACTTCGTCACGGGGCATGTCAGTACTCGACCTCCTGGCTGCGGCGGCGGATGACCGTCACCTCGTCGCGCTGGTTGCCCGTGGGGCCCAGGTAGTTGAACGCCCAGCTCAACTGGGCGTAGCCGCCGATGAGATGGGACGGCTTGAGGATCAGCCGGGTCAGCGAGTTGTGGATGCCGCCGCGCTTGCCGGTGGCCTCCGTCGTCGGCACGTTGACCGTGCGCTCCTGCGCGTGGTGCATGTAGACCGTGCCGGCCGGCATCCGGTGCGAGACGATCGCGCGGGCCACGACCACGCCGTTGCGGTTGACGGCCTCGATCCAGTCGTCGTCCTCGACGCCGATGGCGTCGGCGTCCTGCGGGGACATCCAGATGGACTGGCCGCCGCGGGAGAGGGCGAGCATGAACAGGTTGTCCTGGTACTCGGAGTGGATGGACCACTTGTTGTGCGGGGTGAGGTAACGGACCGTCACCTCACGCTGTCCGTCCGGGCCCAGCTGTGGTTCGCCGAACAGCCTGTTCATGTCGAGGGGCGGCCGGTAGACCGGGAGCGCCTCGCCCAGCTCGTGGATCCAGTCGTGGTCGAGGAAGAAGTGCTGGCGGCCGGTGAGGGTGTGCCAGGGCTTGAGGTGCTCGGTGTTGAGCGTGAACGCCGTGTACCTGCGGCCACCGGACTCGCTGCCCGACCACTCCGGTGAGGTGATGACCGGGACGGGCGCCGCCTGGGTGTCGGCGTACGTGATCCGCTTGCCCTCGTGCTCGGCGGCCAGGTGGGCCATCTCCTGCCCGGTGCGCGCCTCCAGGGTGTGGAAACCCTGGGTGGCGAGGCGGCCGTTGGTGGTGCCGGACAGGGCGAGGATGGTGTTCGCGGCCTTCACGGCGGTGTCGATCGAGGGACGGCCCGCGTAGCCGGTGCCGTTCAACTCGGCCAGGTGCCGGACCTCTTCGTCCGGTTCGAGGGCGATGCCCTTGCAGGGCAGGCCCAGTTGCTCGACCAGCGGGCCGAGGGCCCGGAACTTGGCGCCGATCATCGTGTAGTCCCGCTCGACGACCGTCAGGTTCGGCATCGTCTTCCCGGGTACCGGGTCGCACTCGCCGCGTTTCCAGTCCAGGACCACCCCGCCGGGCTGGGCGGTCTCGCCCGGGGTGTCGTGCTGCAACGGCGACGCCACCAGGTCCTTGCGGGTGCCCAGATGCAGGACCGCCATCTCGCTGAGCCGGTCGGCCAGCGCCCTGAAGGTGTCGAAGTCGGTGCGGGCCTGCCAGGGCGGGTCCACGGCCGGGGTGAAGGAGTGCACGTAGGGGTGCATGTCGGTGGACGACAGGTCGTGCTTCTCGTACCAGGTCGCCGCCGGCAGGACGACGTCCGACAGCAGCGTCGACGAGGTCTGCCGGAAGTCCAGCGACAGCAGCAGGTCGAGCTTGCCCTCGGGGGCTTCGTCCCGCCAGGTCACGTCCCGGGGGCGTTCGTGCGGCTCGGCCTCCTGGGCGCTCAACGACGAGTGCGTGCCCAGCAGATGCCGGGTGAAGTACTCGGCGCCCTTCGCCGACGAGCCGAGCAGGTTGGCCCGCCACAGCGTCAGCACGCGCGGCCAGTTCTCCGGGGCGTCCGGGTCCTCGCAGGCGAAGTTGAGGGTGCCCGCGCGGAGTTCGGCCACCGCCTTCGCCACCGGGTCGCCGAACGCCTCGCCCAGCTCCAGGGGGTTGCGGTCGAAGGTCGGGTACGACGGCATCCAGCCCGAACGCGCCGACAGGGCGAGGCAGTCGGCGCCCGTCATGCCCTTGAACCGCCCCTCGCCGAGCGGCGACGACAGCACGTCGGCGGTGAAGTGGTCGTAGCGCCACTGATCGGTGTTGAGGAACCAGTACGCCGTCCCGATCATCTGCCGCGGTGGCCGCGACCAGTCCGACGCGGCGGCCAGCGTCGCCCAGCCGGTGACCGGGCGGCACTTCTCCTGGCCGACGTAGTGCGCCCAGCCGCCGCCGTTGCGGCCCTGGCAGCCGGTGAGCTGGAGCAGGGCCAGGAAGGCGCGGTAGATGGTCTCGGAGTGGAACCAGTGGTTGGTGCCCGCGCCCATCAGGATCATGCAGCGGCCCTTGGAGCGCTCGGCGGTCCGCGCGAACTCCCGGGCGATCTTGACGCACTTGGCGGCGGGAACGGACGTGTGCACCTCCTGCCAGGCCGGGGTGCCGGGCGCCTCGGCGTCCTCGTAGGAGGCGGGCCAACTGCCCGGCAGATCGGGGCGCTCGATGCCGTACTGGGCGAGCAGCAGGTCGTACACGGTCGTCACCAGCGGACCGTCCGGACCACCGAGCCGGGTGGCCGGTACACCACGGCGTACGACGTCGCCGCGGCCCTGGCCGTGCTCGCCGCCCTCGGTGTCGAAGCGGGGGAGCAGGACCTCGACGCCGCTCGCGATGTTCTGGCCGTGCAGGGTCAACGTCGGTTCGATCGGGCCGAGTTCGAGGTTCCAGCGGCCCTTGCCCGACTCGGTCCAGCGGAAGCCCAGGGAGCCGTTCGGAACGACCGCGCGGCCGCTCGCCGCGTCCAGTACGACCGTCTTCCACTCCGCGCCCTCGCCCTCCTGGCCGAGATCGGTGGCGCGCAGGAACTTCGCGGGGACGAGCGCGCCGTCCTTCTCGGTGAGGGTGACCAGGAACGGCAGGTCGGTGAACCGCTTGACGTAGTCCGTGAAGAACGGTGTCTCACGGTCGACGAAGAACTCCTTGAGGACGACGTGCCCCATCGCCAGGGCCAGCGCCCCGTCCGTGCCGGGGTGCGGGTGCAGCCACTCGTCGGCGAACTTGGCGTTGTCCGCGTAGTCCGGGGCGACCACGACCACCTTCTGGCCCCGATAGCGGGCCTCCGCCATCCAGTGCGCGTCCGGGGTGCGGGTCACCGGGACGTTCGAGCCCCACATCATCAGATACGCGGCGTCCCACCAGTCGCCCGACTCCGGGACGTCCGTCTGGTCGCCGAAGACCTGCGGGGAGGCGACGGGAAGGTCGGCGTACCAGTCGTAGAACGACAGCATGGGCGCGCCGATCAGCGAATGGAAGCGCGCTCCGGCCGCGTGCGACACCATCGACATCGCCGGGATGGGCGAGAAGCCGGCGATGCGGTCGGGGCCGTACGTCTTGATCGTGTGGACGTGTGCCGCGGCGACGATCTCGACCGCCTCGTCCCAGGTCGCCCGGACCAGGCCGCCCTTGCCGCGGGCCTGCTGGTAGCGGCGGCGGCGCTCGGGGTCGTTCTGGATGTCCGCCCAGGCCAGCACCGGGTCGCCGGTCCTCGCGAGCGCCTCGCGGTACAGGTCCAGCAGGACCCCGCGGACGTACGGGTAGCGCACCCGGGTGGGGGAGTACGTGTACCAGGAGAACGCGGCGCCCCGGGGGCAGCCGCGCGGCTCGTACTCGGGGCGGTCCGGGCCGACGCTCGGGTAGTCGGTCTGCTGGGTCTCCCAGGTGATGATGCCGTCCTTGACATACACCTTCCACCGGCAGGAACCCGTGCAGTTCACCCCGTGGGTGGAGTTCACGACCTTGTCGTGGCTCCACCGGTCCCGGTAGAAGGCGTCCGCCTCGCGCCCGCCGCTCAGCTCGATGCTGTGCAGGTCCGGTGCGGGCACGCCGGGCCGGAAGAAACGCCCGGCCTTCAGCAGCGCCGCACCCGGCTCGGTGGGCGGTGTCTGGGTGTCGGTCACATGCGCTCCCTTGCTTGCCCGTGCTTTCGAAGCTAGGGGCGAGGGCGGGAACGCACCTGTTCACGGCACCCGTACGGGTACGCGTACGACGGGTCAGGGCTTGCGGGCGACCCCCGCGTAGACCGGTACGACGCCTTCGGCCTGAGCCTCGACGTCGACGGGCTCCGGACGCCAGCCGGTCACCGGGATCACGCCCGGGCCGAGCAGCTCCAGACCGGAAAAGAAGCGCGAGAACTCGGGCAGCGAGCGCGGGTGGAACGGCGTACCGCTCGCCCGGAAGTGCTCGGCGGCCTTCCCGACGGCCTCCGGGCTCAGGTCGGGGGTGACCTGGGAGAGGATCACGTAGCTGCCGGGGGCGAGCTCGGCGGTGTACCGCTCCAGCAGGCCGTACACGTCGTCGCCGTCCGGGTCCTCGCCGAGGTAGTGGGTGAGCGCCACCAGGGACAGGGCGACGGGCCGCGAGAAGTCCAGGGTGTCCGCGGCCAGGCGCAGGATGGTGTCCGGGTCGCGGACATCGGCGTGCACGTAGTTCGTGGCGCCCTCGGCGGTGCTGTGCAGGAGGGCCTGGGCGTGGCGCAGGACGATCGGGTCGTTGTCGACGTACACGACGCGCGCGTCCGGGGCGACCTCCTGGGCGACCTGGTGGAGGTTCGGTTCGGTCGGGATGCCGGTGCCGATGTCGAGGAACTGGCGGATGCCCGCCTCGGCGGCCGTCCGGACCGCCCGGTGCATGAACCGGCGGTTGGCGCGCGCCCCGCGCACCACCGTGCCGTCCGAGGCGAGGATCCGGCGGGCCAGCTCCTCGTCCACCGGGTAGTTGTCCTTGCCGCCGAGCCACCAGTCGTACACGCGGGCCGGATGCGGCCGGGTGGTGTCGAGGATGGTGGGCGCGGCTTCCGGTCCGGTCATGCGGCGGTGTCTCCTCGGTGCTCGAAGGGCTCAATAGGTGGCGCGACGTTCCCTGAGGATCTTCTTGGTGCGCTCGGCCGACGCGGCGCGCGCCGTCATGTGGTCCAGGACCTCCAGATGCAGGGAGACCTCCTTGCGGGAGTCCAGATACAGGGCGCCGGTCAGGTACTCGGTGAACGCCATGTCGGGCAGTTCGGGCTCGGCGAAGCGGAAGAGGGAGAAGGGGGCGTACGTCCCCGGGTGCGGGCCCGCGGCGAACTCGGCTATCTGCAGCGTGATCCGGTCGCGCTCGGCGAACTCCAGCAGCTTGTCCAGCTGCTCCCGCATGACCTCGCCGCCGTGGCCGACCGGCCGGGCCAGCACCGTCTCGTCCATGATCACCCACAGGTGGGGCGGGTCGGGGCGCTCCAGGAGCTGCTGGCGGGTCATCCGCAGGGCCACATGCCGCTCGACGGTGTCCGGGCCGGCCTGCGCGATCGTCCCCGCCTCCATCACGGCACGCGCGTACGCCTCGGTCTGGAGCAGGCCCGGCACGAAGTGCGGCTCGTAGGAGCGGATGATGCGGGCCGCGCCCTCCAGGCTCACGTACAGGCTGAACCAGTCCGGCAGCACGTCGTGGAACCGCTGCCACCAGCCCGGCTGGTTCGCCTCCTCGGCCAGCGCGACGAACGCGTCCGTCTCCTCCTCGGAGACGCCGTACGTCGACAACAGCAGCTGCACGTAGGGGATCTTCAGGGCGACCTCGGCCATCTCCATGCGCCGCACGGTCGCCGGAGCCACGCGCAGGACCTTCGCGGCCTCCTCGCGCTTCAGCCCGGCCGCCTCCCGCAGCTCCTGGAGCCGCTTGCCGAGCACCACCTGACCCACCGTGGGCGCAGGCCGCCGCTCACTCACGCCACGCCTCCCCTACGCGCCGAAGTATCCGGGGCAGTGTGTCATGTTCCGCTGTCAGTCTCACGTG includes:
- a CDS encoding SAM-dependent methyltransferase translates to MTGPEAAPTILDTTRPHPARVYDWWLGGKDNYPVDEELARRILASDGTVVRGARANRRFMHRAVRTAAEAGIRQFLDIGTGIPTEPNLHQVAQEVAPDARVVYVDNDPIVLRHAQALLHSTAEGATNYVHADVRDPDTILRLAADTLDFSRPVALSLVALTHYLGEDPDGDDVYGLLERYTAELAPGSYVILSQVTPDLSPEAVGKAAEHFRASGTPFHPRSLPEFSRFFSGLELLGPGVIPVTGWRPEPVDVEAQAEGVVPVYAGVARKP
- the narJ gene encoding nitrate reductase molybdenum cofactor assembly chaperone, producing MPSYAVLYQAAALCLTYPDDDFRARLPLLREAAPQLREFTDHAAVTPAQELAAHYVQVFDFKNRHSLYLSWWQDGDTRRRGMSLVRFKDVYRAAGLEFTGEELPDFLPAVLEFASRTGNTDLLTEHRDGLEQLRSRLTAFGTPYASVLDAVCAILPTRTGVR
- a CDS encoding nitrate reductase subunit alpha; the protein is MTDTQTPPTEPGAALLKAGRFFRPGVPAPDLHSIELSGGREADAFYRDRWSHDKVVNSTHGVNCTGSCRWKVYVKDGIITWETQQTDYPSVGPDRPEYEPRGCPRGAAFSWYTYSPTRVRYPYVRGVLLDLYREALARTGDPVLAWADIQNDPERRRRYQQARGKGGLVRATWDEAVEIVAAAHVHTIKTYGPDRIAGFSPIPAMSMVSHAAGARFHSLIGAPMLSFYDWYADLPVASPQVFGDQTDVPESGDWWDAAYLMMWGSNVPVTRTPDAHWMAEARYRGQKVVVVAPDYADNAKFADEWLHPHPGTDGALALAMGHVVLKEFFVDRETPFFTDYVKRFTDLPFLVTLTEKDGALVPAKFLRATDLGQEGEGAEWKTVVLDAASGRAVVPNGSLGFRWTESGKGRWNLELGPIEPTLTLHGQNIASGVEVLLPRFDTEGGEHGQGRGDVVRRGVPATRLGGPDGPLVTTVYDLLLAQYGIERPDLPGSWPASYEDAEAPGTPAWQEVHTSVPAAKCVKIAREFARTAERSKGRCMILMGAGTNHWFHSETIYRAFLALLQLTGCQGRNGGGWAHYVGQEKCRPVTGWATLAAASDWSRPPRQMIGTAYWFLNTDQWRYDHFTADVLSSPLGEGRFKGMTGADCLALSARSGWMPSYPTFDRNPLELGEAFGDPVAKAVAELRAGTLNFACEDPDAPENWPRVLTLWRANLLGSSAKGAEYFTRHLLGTHSSLSAQEAEPHERPRDVTWRDEAPEGKLDLLLSLDFRQTSSTLLSDVVLPAATWYEKHDLSSTDMHPYVHSFTPAVDPPWQARTDFDTFRALADRLSEMAVLHLGTRKDLVASPLQHDTPGETAQPGGVVLDWKRGECDPVPGKTMPNLTVVERDYTMIGAKFRALGPLVEQLGLPCKGIALEPDEEVRHLAELNGTGYAGRPSIDTAVKAANTILALSGTTNGRLATQGFHTLEARTGQEMAHLAAEHEGKRITYADTQAAPVPVITSPEWSGSESGGRRYTAFTLNTEHLKPWHTLTGRQHFFLDHDWIHELGEALPVYRPPLDMNRLFGEPQLGPDGQREVTVRYLTPHNKWSIHSEYQDNLFMLALSRGGQSIWMSPQDADAIGVEDDDWIEAVNRNGVVVARAIVSHRMPAGTVYMHHAQERTVNVPTTEATGKRGGIHNSLTRLILKPSHLIGGYAQLSWAFNYLGPTGNQRDEVTVIRRRSQEVEY
- the narI gene encoding respiratory nitrate reductase subunit gamma; translation: MTTLLWGVLPYVAIALLVAGLVWRYRYDKFGWTTRSSQVYESKLLDIASPAFHYGILFVLAGHVVGLFIPMSWTDKVGISEHTYHLFSLYGGTAAGVLTVAGILLLVYRRRTRAPVFRATTANDKLMYLVLLGAIALGMIAKLTHASGDGYNYRESVAPWARSLFTLQPDIDRMHGVPVLYQVHAVIGMALIAFVPYSRLVHMFSAPVRYLFRPYIVYRSRDPRQLGPRPERRGWEKTGS
- the narH gene encoding nitrate reductase subunit beta, with protein sequence MAQIAMVMNLDKCIGCHTCSVTCKQAWTNRQGMEYVWFNNVETRPGQGYPRRYEDQEKWRGGWELNRRGALKLKAGGRFHKLLGIFSNPRLPEIKDYYEPWTYDYKNLTDAPLGDDFPVARPVSQIDGKPMKIEWSSNWDDNLAGAPAYGDLDPMVERTRQQAAEKVKFEFEQTFMFYLPRICEHCLNPSCVASCPSGAMYKRAEDGIVLVDQDHCRGWRMCVTGCPYKKVYFNHRTGKAEKCTLCYPRVEVGLPTVCSETCVGRLRYLGVILYDADKVTAAASTPDEQGLYEAQLGVFLDPDDPAVQRAAEAAGIPYDWMEAARRSPVRALISKYKVALPLHPEYRTMPMVWYIPPLSPVVDALTETGHDGEDAGNLFGAIDTLRIPLEYLAEVFTAGDTAPVRASLEKLAAMRAHMRAINLGEDPDPAVTEAVGMKPAEIEEMYRLLAIAKYEDRYVIPTAAVGDARRLEESALPEGCSLEYEGGPGMGGDGPFGQDSGQRKLLPVVSVENFHGLRRRQTSDDPADAEEV
- a CDS encoding helix-turn-helix domain-containing protein — translated: MSERRPAPTVGQVVLGKRLQELREAAGLKREEAAKVLRVAPATVRRMEMAEVALKIPYVQLLLSTYGVSEEETDAFVALAEEANQPGWWQRFHDVLPDWFSLYVSLEGAARIIRSYEPHFVPGLLQTEAYARAVMEAGTIAQAGPDTVERHVALRMTRQQLLERPDPPHLWVIMDETVLARPVGHGGEVMREQLDKLLEFAERDRITLQIAEFAAGPHPGTYAPFSLFRFAEPELPDMAFTEYLTGALYLDSRKEVSLHLEVLDHMTARAASAERTKKILRERRATY